From Dasypus novemcinctus isolate mDasNov1 chromosome 19, mDasNov1.1.hap2, whole genome shotgun sequence, a single genomic window includes:
- the FBXO21 gene encoding F-box only protein 21 isoform X8, with product MKHYSPTDYVNWLEEYKVRQKAGLEARKIVASFSKRFFSEHVPCNGFSDIENLEGPEIFFEDELVCILNMEGRKALTWKYYAKKILYYLRQQKILNNLKAFLQQPDDYESYLEGAVYIDQYCNPLSDISLKDIQAQIDSIVELVCKTLRGINSRHPSLAFKAGESSMIMEIELQSQVLDAMNYVLYDQLKFKGNRMDYYNALNLYMHQVLIRRTGIPISMSLLYLTIARQLGVPLEPVNFPSHFLLRWCQGAEGATLDIFDYIYIDAFGKGKQLTVKECEYLIGQHVTAALYGVVNVKKVLQRMVGNLLSLGKREGIDQSYQLLRDSLDLYLAMYPDQVQLLLLQARLYFHLGIWPEKSFCLVLKVLDILQHIQTLDPGQHGAVGYLVQHTLEHIERKKEEVGVEVKLRSDEKHRDVCYSIGLIMKHKRYGYNCVIYGWDPTCMMGHEWIRNMNVHSLPHGHHQPFYNVLVEDGSCRYAAQETPSRGHFWELQSTAPAPGASRRRANTCLVRGATASTGKVPTHGTPEMGRPNLRRQFMETETH from the exons ATGAAACACTACAGCCCCACCGACTACGTCAATTGGTTGGAGGAGTATAAAGTTCGGCAAAAAGCTGGGTTAGAAGCCCGGAAGATTGTAGCCTCATTCTCAAAGAGGTTCTTTTCAGAGCAC GTCCCTTGTAACGGTTTCAGTGACATTGAGAACCTTGAGGGACCAGAGATATTTTTTGAGGATGAACTTGTGTGTATCCTAAATATGGAAGGAAG aaAAGCTTTGACCTGGAAATATTACGCCAAAAAAATTCTTTACTACCTACGAcagcagaaaattttaaataatcttaAAGCTTTTCTTCAGCAGCCTGATGACTATGAATCATATCTTGAAG GTGCTGTATATATTGACCAGTACTGCAATCCTCTCTCCGACATCAGCCTCAAAGACATACAGGCCCAGATTGACAGTATCGTAGAACTTGTTTGCAAAACCCTGCGAGGCATAAACAGTCGACATCCCAGTTTGGCCTTCAAGGCAG GTGAATCCTCCATGATCATGGAAATAGAACTCCAGAGCCAGGTGTTAGATGCCATGAACTATGTCCTTTATGATCAACTCAAGTTCAAAGGGAATCGGATGGACTATTATAATGCCCTCAACTTATATATGCACCAG gttTTGATCCGTAGAACAGGAATCCCGATCAGCATGTCTTTGCTCTATTTGACAATAGCCCGGCAACTGGGAGTCCCTCTGGAACCTGTCAACTTCCCAAGTCACTTCTTGTTAAGGTGGTGCCAAGGTGCAGAGGG GGCGACCCTGGACATCTTTGACTACATCTACATAGATGCTTTTGGGAAAGGCAAACAGCTGACCGTAAAGGAATGTGAATACTTGATTGGCCAACATGTGACTGCAGCGTTATATGGGGTGGTCAATGTAAAGAAGGTGTTACAGCGAATGGTGGGAAACTTGTTAAGCCTGGGAAAGCG GGAAGGCATTGATCAGTCATACCAGCTCCTGAGAGACTCGTTGGATTTGTATTTGGCAATGTACCCGGACCAGGTACAGCTGCTCCTCCTTCAAGCCAGGCTTTACTTCCACTTGGGAATCTGGCCAGAAAAG tctttctGTCTTGTCTTGAAGGTGCTTGACATCCTCCAGCACATCCAGACCCTCGACCCCGGGCAGCACGGGGCGGTGGGCTATCTGGTGCAGCACACCTTAGAGCACATTGAGCGCAAAAAGGAGGAGGTGGGTGTGGAAGTGAAGCTGCGTTCCGACGAGAAGCACAGAGATGTTTGCTACTCCATTGGGCTCATTATGAAGCATAAGAG ATATGGCTATAACTGTGTCATCTATGGTTGGGATCCCACCTGCATGATGGGACATGAATGGATTCGAAACATGAACGTCCACAGCCTGCCCCATGGCCACCATCAGCCCTTCTACAATGTTCTGGTGGAGGATGGTTCTTGTAGATATGCAGCCCAAG AGACGCCCTCGCGTGGCCATTTTTGGGAACTGCAATCTACAGCACCGGCTCCAGGAGCATCCAGAAGGAGAGCCAACACGTGTTTGGTAAGGGGGGCCACTGCCAGCACTGGCAAGGTGCCCACCCATGGTACTCCTGAGATGGGCAGACCGAACCTAAGGAGGCAGTTTATGGAGACAGAAACACATTAA
- the FBXO21 gene encoding F-box only protein 21 isoform X2, translating to MAAAVVDSAMEVVPALAEEAAPEAASLSCLVNLPGEVLEYILCSGSLTAADIGRVSSTCRRLRELCQSSGKVWKEQFRVRWPSLMKHYSPTDYVNWLEEYKVRQKAGLEARKIVASFSKRFFSEHVPCNGFSDIENLEGPEIFFEDELVCILNMEGRKALTWKYYAKKILYYLRQQKILNNLKAFLQQPDDYESYLEGAVYIDQYCNPLSDISLKDIQAQIDSIVELVCKTLRGINSRHPSLAFKAGESSMIMEIELQSQVLDAMNYVLYDQLKFKGNRMDYYNALNLYMHQVLIRRTGIPISMSLLYLTIARQLGVPLEPVNFPSHFLLRWCQGAEGATLDIFDYIYIDAFGKGKQLTVKECEYLIGQHVTAALYGVVNVKKVLQRMVGNLLSLGKREGIDQSYQLLRDSLDLYLAMYPDQVQLLLLQARLYFHLGIWPEKSFCLVLKVLDILQHIQTLDPGQHGAVGYLVQHTLEHIERKKEEVGVEVKLRSDEKHRDVCYSIGLIMKHKRYGYNCVIYGWDPTCMMGHEWIRNMNVHSLPHGHHQPFYNVLVEDGSCRYAAQENLEYNVEPQEISHPDVGRYFSEFTGTHYIPNAELEIRYPEDLEFVYETVQNIYSAKKDNIE from the exons ATGGCGGCTGCAGTGGTCGACAGCGCGATGGAGGTGGTGCCGGCGCTGGCGGAGGAGGCCGCACCGGAGGCGGCGAGCCTCAGCTGCCTCGTCAACCTGCCCGGCGAGGTGCTGGAGTACATCCTGTGCAGCGGCTCGCTGACGGCCGCTGACATCGGCCGCGTCTCCAGCACCTGCCGGCGGCTGCGCGAGCTGTGTCAGAGTAGCGGGAAGGTGTGGAAGGAGCAGTTCCGGGTGAG GTGGCCTTCCCTTATGAAACACTACAGCCCCACCGACTACGTCAATTGGTTGGAGGAGTATAAAGTTCGGCAAAAAGCTGGGTTAGAAGCCCGGAAGATTGTAGCCTCATTCTCAAAGAGGTTCTTTTCAGAGCAC GTCCCTTGTAACGGTTTCAGTGACATTGAGAACCTTGAGGGACCAGAGATATTTTTTGAGGATGAACTTGTGTGTATCCTAAATATGGAAGGAAG aaAAGCTTTGACCTGGAAATATTACGCCAAAAAAATTCTTTACTACCTACGAcagcagaaaattttaaataatcttaAAGCTTTTCTTCAGCAGCCTGATGACTATGAATCATATCTTGAAG GTGCTGTATATATTGACCAGTACTGCAATCCTCTCTCCGACATCAGCCTCAAAGACATACAGGCCCAGATTGACAGTATCGTAGAACTTGTTTGCAAAACCCTGCGAGGCATAAACAGTCGACATCCCAGTTTGGCCTTCAAGGCAG GTGAATCCTCCATGATCATGGAAATAGAACTCCAGAGCCAGGTGTTAGATGCCATGAACTATGTCCTTTATGATCAACTCAAGTTCAAAGGGAATCGGATGGACTATTATAATGCCCTCAACTTATATATGCACCAG gttTTGATCCGTAGAACAGGAATCCCGATCAGCATGTCTTTGCTCTATTTGACAATAGCCCGGCAACTGGGAGTCCCTCTGGAACCTGTCAACTTCCCAAGTCACTTCTTGTTAAGGTGGTGCCAAGGTGCAGAGGG GGCGACCCTGGACATCTTTGACTACATCTACATAGATGCTTTTGGGAAAGGCAAACAGCTGACCGTAAAGGAATGTGAATACTTGATTGGCCAACATGTGACTGCAGCGTTATATGGGGTGGTCAATGTAAAGAAGGTGTTACAGCGAATGGTGGGAAACTTGTTAAGCCTGGGAAAGCG GGAAGGCATTGATCAGTCATACCAGCTCCTGAGAGACTCGTTGGATTTGTATTTGGCAATGTACCCGGACCAGGTACAGCTGCTCCTCCTTCAAGCCAGGCTTTACTTCCACTTGGGAATCTGGCCAGAAAAG tctttctGTCTTGTCTTGAAGGTGCTTGACATCCTCCAGCACATCCAGACCCTCGACCCCGGGCAGCACGGGGCGGTGGGCTATCTGGTGCAGCACACCTTAGAGCACATTGAGCGCAAAAAGGAGGAGGTGGGTGTGGAAGTGAAGCTGCGTTCCGACGAGAAGCACAGAGATGTTTGCTACTCCATTGGGCTCATTATGAAGCATAAGAG ATATGGCTATAACTGTGTCATCTATGGTTGGGATCCCACCTGCATGATGGGACATGAATGGATTCGAAACATGAACGTCCACAGCCTGCCCCATGGCCACCATCAGCCCTTCTACAATGTTCTGGTGGAGGATGGTTCTTGTAGATATGCAGCCCAAG
- the FBXO21 gene encoding F-box only protein 21 isoform X1 — MAAAVVDSAMEVVPALAEEAAPEAASLSCLVNLPGEVLEYILCSGSLTAADIGRVSSTCRRLRELCQSSGKVWKEQFRVRWPSLMKHYSPTDYVNWLEEYKVRQKAGLEARKIVASFSKRFFSEHVPCNGFSDIENLEGPEIFFEDELVCILNMEGRKALTWKYYAKKILYYLRQQKILNNLKAFLQQPDDYESYLEGAVYIDQYCNPLSDISLKDIQAQIDSIVELVCKTLRGINSRHPSLAFKAGESSMIMEIELQSQVLDAMNYVLYDQLKFKGNRMDYYNALNLYMHQVLIRRTGIPISMSLLYLTIARQLGVPLEPVNFPSHFLLRWCQGAEGATLDIFDYIYIDAFGKGKQLTVKECEYLIGQHVTAALYGVVNVKKVLQRMVGNLLSLGKREGIDQSYQLLRDSLDLYLAMYPDQVQLLLLQARLYFHLGIWPEKSFCLVLKVLDILQHIQTLDPGQHGAVGYLVQHTLEHIERKKEEVGVEVKLRSDEKHRDVCYSIGLIMKHKRYGYNCVIYGWDPTCMMGHEWIRNMNVHSLPHGHHQPFYNVLVEDGSCRYAAQETPSRGHFWELQSTAPAPGASRRRANTCLVRGATASTGKVPTHGTPEMGRPNLRRQFMETETH; from the exons ATGGCGGCTGCAGTGGTCGACAGCGCGATGGAGGTGGTGCCGGCGCTGGCGGAGGAGGCCGCACCGGAGGCGGCGAGCCTCAGCTGCCTCGTCAACCTGCCCGGCGAGGTGCTGGAGTACATCCTGTGCAGCGGCTCGCTGACGGCCGCTGACATCGGCCGCGTCTCCAGCACCTGCCGGCGGCTGCGCGAGCTGTGTCAGAGTAGCGGGAAGGTGTGGAAGGAGCAGTTCCGGGTGAG GTGGCCTTCCCTTATGAAACACTACAGCCCCACCGACTACGTCAATTGGTTGGAGGAGTATAAAGTTCGGCAAAAAGCTGGGTTAGAAGCCCGGAAGATTGTAGCCTCATTCTCAAAGAGGTTCTTTTCAGAGCAC GTCCCTTGTAACGGTTTCAGTGACATTGAGAACCTTGAGGGACCAGAGATATTTTTTGAGGATGAACTTGTGTGTATCCTAAATATGGAAGGAAG aaAAGCTTTGACCTGGAAATATTACGCCAAAAAAATTCTTTACTACCTACGAcagcagaaaattttaaataatcttaAAGCTTTTCTTCAGCAGCCTGATGACTATGAATCATATCTTGAAG GTGCTGTATATATTGACCAGTACTGCAATCCTCTCTCCGACATCAGCCTCAAAGACATACAGGCCCAGATTGACAGTATCGTAGAACTTGTTTGCAAAACCCTGCGAGGCATAAACAGTCGACATCCCAGTTTGGCCTTCAAGGCAG GTGAATCCTCCATGATCATGGAAATAGAACTCCAGAGCCAGGTGTTAGATGCCATGAACTATGTCCTTTATGATCAACTCAAGTTCAAAGGGAATCGGATGGACTATTATAATGCCCTCAACTTATATATGCACCAG gttTTGATCCGTAGAACAGGAATCCCGATCAGCATGTCTTTGCTCTATTTGACAATAGCCCGGCAACTGGGAGTCCCTCTGGAACCTGTCAACTTCCCAAGTCACTTCTTGTTAAGGTGGTGCCAAGGTGCAGAGGG GGCGACCCTGGACATCTTTGACTACATCTACATAGATGCTTTTGGGAAAGGCAAACAGCTGACCGTAAAGGAATGTGAATACTTGATTGGCCAACATGTGACTGCAGCGTTATATGGGGTGGTCAATGTAAAGAAGGTGTTACAGCGAATGGTGGGAAACTTGTTAAGCCTGGGAAAGCG GGAAGGCATTGATCAGTCATACCAGCTCCTGAGAGACTCGTTGGATTTGTATTTGGCAATGTACCCGGACCAGGTACAGCTGCTCCTCCTTCAAGCCAGGCTTTACTTCCACTTGGGAATCTGGCCAGAAAAG tctttctGTCTTGTCTTGAAGGTGCTTGACATCCTCCAGCACATCCAGACCCTCGACCCCGGGCAGCACGGGGCGGTGGGCTATCTGGTGCAGCACACCTTAGAGCACATTGAGCGCAAAAAGGAGGAGGTGGGTGTGGAAGTGAAGCTGCGTTCCGACGAGAAGCACAGAGATGTTTGCTACTCCATTGGGCTCATTATGAAGCATAAGAG ATATGGCTATAACTGTGTCATCTATGGTTGGGATCCCACCTGCATGATGGGACATGAATGGATTCGAAACATGAACGTCCACAGCCTGCCCCATGGCCACCATCAGCCCTTCTACAATGTTCTGGTGGAGGATGGTTCTTGTAGATATGCAGCCCAAG AGACGCCCTCGCGTGGCCATTTTTGGGAACTGCAATCTACAGCACCGGCTCCAGGAGCATCCAGAAGGAGAGCCAACACGTGTTTGGTAAGGGGGGCCACTGCCAGCACTGGCAAGGTGCCCACCCATGGTACTCCTGAGATGGGCAGACCGAACCTAAGGAGGCAGTTTATGGAGACAGAAACACATTAA
- the FBXO21 gene encoding F-box only protein 21 isoform X5 codes for MAAAVVDSAMEVVPALAEEAAPEAASLSCLVNLPGEVLEYILCSGSLTAADIGRVSSTCRRLRELCQSSGKVWKEQFRVRWPSLMKHYSPTDYVNWLEEYKVRQKAGLEARKIVASFSKRFFSEHVPCNGFSDIENLEGPEIFFEDELVCILNMEGRKALTWKYYAKKILYYLRQQKILNNLKAFLQQPDDYESYLEGAVYIDQYCNPLSDISLKDIQAQIDSIVELVCKTLRGINSRHPSLAFKAGESSMIMEIELQSQVLDAMNYVLYDQLKFKGNRMDYYNALNLYMHQVLIRRTGIPISMSLLYLTIARQLGVPLEPVNFPSHFLLRWCQGAEGEGIDQSYQLLRDSLDLYLAMYPDQVQLLLLQARLYFHLGIWPEKSFCLVLKVLDILQHIQTLDPGQHGAVGYLVQHTLEHIERKKEEVGVEVKLRSDEKHRDVCYSIGLIMKHKRYGYNCVIYGWDPTCMMGHEWIRNMNVHSLPHGHHQPFYNVLVEDGSCRYAAQETPSRGHFWELQSTAPAPGASRRRANTCLVRGATASTGKVPTHGTPEMGRPNLRRQFMETETH; via the exons ATGGCGGCTGCAGTGGTCGACAGCGCGATGGAGGTGGTGCCGGCGCTGGCGGAGGAGGCCGCACCGGAGGCGGCGAGCCTCAGCTGCCTCGTCAACCTGCCCGGCGAGGTGCTGGAGTACATCCTGTGCAGCGGCTCGCTGACGGCCGCTGACATCGGCCGCGTCTCCAGCACCTGCCGGCGGCTGCGCGAGCTGTGTCAGAGTAGCGGGAAGGTGTGGAAGGAGCAGTTCCGGGTGAG GTGGCCTTCCCTTATGAAACACTACAGCCCCACCGACTACGTCAATTGGTTGGAGGAGTATAAAGTTCGGCAAAAAGCTGGGTTAGAAGCCCGGAAGATTGTAGCCTCATTCTCAAAGAGGTTCTTTTCAGAGCAC GTCCCTTGTAACGGTTTCAGTGACATTGAGAACCTTGAGGGACCAGAGATATTTTTTGAGGATGAACTTGTGTGTATCCTAAATATGGAAGGAAG aaAAGCTTTGACCTGGAAATATTACGCCAAAAAAATTCTTTACTACCTACGAcagcagaaaattttaaataatcttaAAGCTTTTCTTCAGCAGCCTGATGACTATGAATCATATCTTGAAG GTGCTGTATATATTGACCAGTACTGCAATCCTCTCTCCGACATCAGCCTCAAAGACATACAGGCCCAGATTGACAGTATCGTAGAACTTGTTTGCAAAACCCTGCGAGGCATAAACAGTCGACATCCCAGTTTGGCCTTCAAGGCAG GTGAATCCTCCATGATCATGGAAATAGAACTCCAGAGCCAGGTGTTAGATGCCATGAACTATGTCCTTTATGATCAACTCAAGTTCAAAGGGAATCGGATGGACTATTATAATGCCCTCAACTTATATATGCACCAG gttTTGATCCGTAGAACAGGAATCCCGATCAGCATGTCTTTGCTCTATTTGACAATAGCCCGGCAACTGGGAGTCCCTCTGGAACCTGTCAACTTCCCAAGTCACTTCTTGTTAAGGTGGTGCCAAGGTGCAGAGGG GGAAGGCATTGATCAGTCATACCAGCTCCTGAGAGACTCGTTGGATTTGTATTTGGCAATGTACCCGGACCAGGTACAGCTGCTCCTCCTTCAAGCCAGGCTTTACTTCCACTTGGGAATCTGGCCAGAAAAG tctttctGTCTTGTCTTGAAGGTGCTTGACATCCTCCAGCACATCCAGACCCTCGACCCCGGGCAGCACGGGGCGGTGGGCTATCTGGTGCAGCACACCTTAGAGCACATTGAGCGCAAAAAGGAGGAGGTGGGTGTGGAAGTGAAGCTGCGTTCCGACGAGAAGCACAGAGATGTTTGCTACTCCATTGGGCTCATTATGAAGCATAAGAG ATATGGCTATAACTGTGTCATCTATGGTTGGGATCCCACCTGCATGATGGGACATGAATGGATTCGAAACATGAACGTCCACAGCCTGCCCCATGGCCACCATCAGCCCTTCTACAATGTTCTGGTGGAGGATGGTTCTTGTAGATATGCAGCCCAAG AGACGCCCTCGCGTGGCCATTTTTGGGAACTGCAATCTACAGCACCGGCTCCAGGAGCATCCAGAAGGAGAGCCAACACGTGTTTGGTAAGGGGGGCCACTGCCAGCACTGGCAAGGTGCCCACCCATGGTACTCCTGAGATGGGCAGACCGAACCTAAGGAGGCAGTTTATGGAGACAGAAACACATTAA
- the FBXO21 gene encoding F-box only protein 21 isoform X4 — protein sequence MAAAVVDSAMEVVPALAEEAAPEAASLSCLVNLPGEVLEYILCSGSLTAADIGRVSSTCRRLRELCQSSGKVWKEQFRVRWPSLMKHYSPTDYVNWLEEYKVRQKAGLEARKIVASFSKRFFSEHVPCNGFSDIENLEGPEIFFEDELVCILNMEGRKALTWKYYAKKILYYLRQQKILNNLKAFLQQPDDYESYLEGAVYIDQYCNPLSDISLKDIQAQIDSIVELVCKTLRGINSRHPSLAFKAGESSMIMEIELQSQVLDAMNYVLYDQLKFKGNRMDYYNALNLYMHQVLIRRTGIPISMSLLYLTIARQLGVPLEPVNFPSHFLLRWCQGAEGATLDIFDYIYIDAFGKGKQLTVKECEYLIGQHVTAALYGVVNVKKVLQRMVGNLLSLGKREGIDQSYQLLRDSLDLYLAMYPDQVQLLLLQARLYFHLGIWPEKVLDILQHIQTLDPGQHGAVGYLVQHTLEHIERKKEEVGVEVKLRSDEKHRDVCYSIGLIMKHKRYGYNCVIYGWDPTCMMGHEWIRNMNVHSLPHGHHQPFYNVLVEDGSCRYAAQENLEYNVEPQEISHPDVGRYFSEFTGTHYIPNAELEIRYPEDLEFVYETVQNIYSAKKDNIE from the exons ATGGCGGCTGCAGTGGTCGACAGCGCGATGGAGGTGGTGCCGGCGCTGGCGGAGGAGGCCGCACCGGAGGCGGCGAGCCTCAGCTGCCTCGTCAACCTGCCCGGCGAGGTGCTGGAGTACATCCTGTGCAGCGGCTCGCTGACGGCCGCTGACATCGGCCGCGTCTCCAGCACCTGCCGGCGGCTGCGCGAGCTGTGTCAGAGTAGCGGGAAGGTGTGGAAGGAGCAGTTCCGGGTGAG GTGGCCTTCCCTTATGAAACACTACAGCCCCACCGACTACGTCAATTGGTTGGAGGAGTATAAAGTTCGGCAAAAAGCTGGGTTAGAAGCCCGGAAGATTGTAGCCTCATTCTCAAAGAGGTTCTTTTCAGAGCAC GTCCCTTGTAACGGTTTCAGTGACATTGAGAACCTTGAGGGACCAGAGATATTTTTTGAGGATGAACTTGTGTGTATCCTAAATATGGAAGGAAG aaAAGCTTTGACCTGGAAATATTACGCCAAAAAAATTCTTTACTACCTACGAcagcagaaaattttaaataatcttaAAGCTTTTCTTCAGCAGCCTGATGACTATGAATCATATCTTGAAG GTGCTGTATATATTGACCAGTACTGCAATCCTCTCTCCGACATCAGCCTCAAAGACATACAGGCCCAGATTGACAGTATCGTAGAACTTGTTTGCAAAACCCTGCGAGGCATAAACAGTCGACATCCCAGTTTGGCCTTCAAGGCAG GTGAATCCTCCATGATCATGGAAATAGAACTCCAGAGCCAGGTGTTAGATGCCATGAACTATGTCCTTTATGATCAACTCAAGTTCAAAGGGAATCGGATGGACTATTATAATGCCCTCAACTTATATATGCACCAG gttTTGATCCGTAGAACAGGAATCCCGATCAGCATGTCTTTGCTCTATTTGACAATAGCCCGGCAACTGGGAGTCCCTCTGGAACCTGTCAACTTCCCAAGTCACTTCTTGTTAAGGTGGTGCCAAGGTGCAGAGGG GGCGACCCTGGACATCTTTGACTACATCTACATAGATGCTTTTGGGAAAGGCAAACAGCTGACCGTAAAGGAATGTGAATACTTGATTGGCCAACATGTGACTGCAGCGTTATATGGGGTGGTCAATGTAAAGAAGGTGTTACAGCGAATGGTGGGAAACTTGTTAAGCCTGGGAAAGCG GGAAGGCATTGATCAGTCATACCAGCTCCTGAGAGACTCGTTGGATTTGTATTTGGCAATGTACCCGGACCAGGTACAGCTGCTCCTCCTTCAAGCCAGGCTTTACTTCCACTTGGGAATCTGGCCAGAAAAG GTGCTTGACATCCTCCAGCACATCCAGACCCTCGACCCCGGGCAGCACGGGGCGGTGGGCTATCTGGTGCAGCACACCTTAGAGCACATTGAGCGCAAAAAGGAGGAGGTGGGTGTGGAAGTGAAGCTGCGTTCCGACGAGAAGCACAGAGATGTTTGCTACTCCATTGGGCTCATTATGAAGCATAAGAG ATATGGCTATAACTGTGTCATCTATGGTTGGGATCCCACCTGCATGATGGGACATGAATGGATTCGAAACATGAACGTCCACAGCCTGCCCCATGGCCACCATCAGCCCTTCTACAATGTTCTGGTGGAGGATGGTTCTTGTAGATATGCAGCCCAAG
- the FBXO21 gene encoding F-box only protein 21 isoform X3: protein MAAAVVDSAMEVVPALAEEAAPEAASLSCLVNLPGEVLEYILCSGSLTAADIGRVSSTCRRLRELCQSSGKVWKEQFRVRWPSLMKHYSPTDYVNWLEEYKVRQKAGLEARKIVASFSKRFFSEHVPCNGFSDIENLEGPEIFFEDELVCILNMEGRKALTWKYYAKKILYYLRQQKILNNLKAFLQQPDDYESYLEGAVYIDQYCNPLSDISLKDIQAQIDSIVELVCKTLRGINSRHPSLAFKAGESSMIMEIELQSQVLDAMNYVLYDQLKFKGNRMDYYNALNLYMHQVLIRRTGIPISMSLLYLTIARQLGVPLEPVNFPSHFLLRWCQGAEGATLDIFDYIYIDAFGKGKQLTVKECEYLIGQHVTAALYGVVNVKKVLQRMVGNLLSLGKREGIDQSYQLLRDSLDLYLAMYPDQVQLLLLQARLYFHLGIWPEKVLDILQHIQTLDPGQHGAVGYLVQHTLEHIERKKEEVGVEVKLRSDEKHRDVCYSIGLIMKHKRYGYNCVIYGWDPTCMMGHEWIRNMNVHSLPHGHHQPFYNVLVEDGSCRYAAQETPSRGHFWELQSTAPAPGASRRRANTCLVRGATASTGKVPTHGTPEMGRPNLRRQFMETETH from the exons ATGGCGGCTGCAGTGGTCGACAGCGCGATGGAGGTGGTGCCGGCGCTGGCGGAGGAGGCCGCACCGGAGGCGGCGAGCCTCAGCTGCCTCGTCAACCTGCCCGGCGAGGTGCTGGAGTACATCCTGTGCAGCGGCTCGCTGACGGCCGCTGACATCGGCCGCGTCTCCAGCACCTGCCGGCGGCTGCGCGAGCTGTGTCAGAGTAGCGGGAAGGTGTGGAAGGAGCAGTTCCGGGTGAG GTGGCCTTCCCTTATGAAACACTACAGCCCCACCGACTACGTCAATTGGTTGGAGGAGTATAAAGTTCGGCAAAAAGCTGGGTTAGAAGCCCGGAAGATTGTAGCCTCATTCTCAAAGAGGTTCTTTTCAGAGCAC GTCCCTTGTAACGGTTTCAGTGACATTGAGAACCTTGAGGGACCAGAGATATTTTTTGAGGATGAACTTGTGTGTATCCTAAATATGGAAGGAAG aaAAGCTTTGACCTGGAAATATTACGCCAAAAAAATTCTTTACTACCTACGAcagcagaaaattttaaataatcttaAAGCTTTTCTTCAGCAGCCTGATGACTATGAATCATATCTTGAAG GTGCTGTATATATTGACCAGTACTGCAATCCTCTCTCCGACATCAGCCTCAAAGACATACAGGCCCAGATTGACAGTATCGTAGAACTTGTTTGCAAAACCCTGCGAGGCATAAACAGTCGACATCCCAGTTTGGCCTTCAAGGCAG GTGAATCCTCCATGATCATGGAAATAGAACTCCAGAGCCAGGTGTTAGATGCCATGAACTATGTCCTTTATGATCAACTCAAGTTCAAAGGGAATCGGATGGACTATTATAATGCCCTCAACTTATATATGCACCAG gttTTGATCCGTAGAACAGGAATCCCGATCAGCATGTCTTTGCTCTATTTGACAATAGCCCGGCAACTGGGAGTCCCTCTGGAACCTGTCAACTTCCCAAGTCACTTCTTGTTAAGGTGGTGCCAAGGTGCAGAGGG GGCGACCCTGGACATCTTTGACTACATCTACATAGATGCTTTTGGGAAAGGCAAACAGCTGACCGTAAAGGAATGTGAATACTTGATTGGCCAACATGTGACTGCAGCGTTATATGGGGTGGTCAATGTAAAGAAGGTGTTACAGCGAATGGTGGGAAACTTGTTAAGCCTGGGAAAGCG GGAAGGCATTGATCAGTCATACCAGCTCCTGAGAGACTCGTTGGATTTGTATTTGGCAATGTACCCGGACCAGGTACAGCTGCTCCTCCTTCAAGCCAGGCTTTACTTCCACTTGGGAATCTGGCCAGAAAAG GTGCTTGACATCCTCCAGCACATCCAGACCCTCGACCCCGGGCAGCACGGGGCGGTGGGCTATCTGGTGCAGCACACCTTAGAGCACATTGAGCGCAAAAAGGAGGAGGTGGGTGTGGAAGTGAAGCTGCGTTCCGACGAGAAGCACAGAGATGTTTGCTACTCCATTGGGCTCATTATGAAGCATAAGAG ATATGGCTATAACTGTGTCATCTATGGTTGGGATCCCACCTGCATGATGGGACATGAATGGATTCGAAACATGAACGTCCACAGCCTGCCCCATGGCCACCATCAGCCCTTCTACAATGTTCTGGTGGAGGATGGTTCTTGTAGATATGCAGCCCAAG AGACGCCCTCGCGTGGCCATTTTTGGGAACTGCAATCTACAGCACCGGCTCCAGGAGCATCCAGAAGGAGAGCCAACACGTGTTTGGTAAGGGGGGCCACTGCCAGCACTGGCAAGGTGCCCACCCATGGTACTCCTGAGATGGGCAGACCGAACCTAAGGAGGCAGTTTATGGAGACAGAAACACATTAA